GTCGCGGCGGCCCTGGCCGGCATCACCGCCGCCAGGGTGGGACGGCACGTCGAGGCGCTCACCGCCGCCGGGCCCCGGTGGCGTGGGAACGCGGAGGCGGTCCTGCACAGTCTCCGGTACTTGCGGGAGGAACTTGAGGGGTACGGCTACGACGTCCGCGAGCAGCGGTACGGCGAGGCCCCGCATCAGGTCAACCTCTCCGCGCTGCTTCCGGGGCGGGACAGCACGGCGCCGCTGGTGGAAGCCGGCGCGCACTGGGACTCAGTCGAGGGCAGCCCAGGAGCGGACGACAACGCCAGCGGTGTCGCCGGCGTGCTGGAGATCGCCCGCGCTCTGTGGGAGGCGCCGCGGCCGCGGCGCGGCATCCGGTTCTGTCTCTTCGGCGAGGAGGAGGAGTGGATGACCGGCAGCACTGAGCACGTCGCCAGGGTGGACGCCGCGGGCGCGGCGGTGGAGGGGGTGATCGTCCTGGAGATGATCGGCTACCGCGACCCGCTGCCGGGTTCGCAGAGGACAC
The Streptomyces sp. CGMCC 4.7035 DNA segment above includes these coding regions:
- a CDS encoding M28 family peptidase is translated as MTRTPLRGHLPTWSELRRHAVDTVAELRPRPAPDPRVAAALAGITAARVGRHVEALTAAGPRWRGNAEAVLHSLRYLREELEGYGYDVREQRYGEAPHQVNLSALLPGRDSTAPLVEAGAHWDSVEGSPGADDNASGVAGVLEIARALWEAPRPRRGIRFCLFGEEEEWMTGSTEHVARVDAAGAAVEGVIVLEMIGYRDPLPGSQRTPLRVPGVFSPPRTGDFVAVIADLRSLRFVSAMQRGSRHYVPGLRIYPVKRIGWLLRDAARSDHLPYWRSGRQGVLVTDTANLRNPHYHKATDTLATLDLAFAADVSRAVAGALAELAGRSGE